aagatcgttgcggaggcacggacggacgcacgcacggaaagcatttctaatatccccttcccCTTTGGCGGGGGggataaaaaaatgatttattataaattaattatatatttatttatttgtttagcaGTTCAGCTCTAAAAGAGTTATAATTTAGtcgtttttttttgcaaatcagCTCCCACAGACTTACCATATATATGACgtataatttatttgttttgtaatgcAGCTCCAACAGACGCACCATATATGATGCTTAATCTATTTGTTGTTGTTCAGATCCAACAGACATATTTAACacataatttatttgttataCACTGCAGCTCCAACAGACTTGCCATGTATATGACgcataatgtatttgttttgcagTCCATCTCCAACAGACGCACTATATATGACGAATACTAGTTATTTGTTTTGTAGTTTAGCACAAACAGACGCACCATATATCTCACATAATTCATTTGTTTTGTAGTTCAGCTCCAAAAGACGCAACATACTTGACgtataatttatttgttttacaatgcAGCTCCAACAGATTCACCATATATTTTATATGGCGCGTAACTTATCTTGTTTTGCAGTTCATCTCCAACATACGCAACATGTATGGCGCataatttatttttgtagttTAGATCCAACAGACGCAACATATTAcacataaggcctaaaaaaattctttgtttgcggtaacatgctaaaacaagaggaccatgatggtcctgaatcgctcacctatccccacatgacccagtgttgaactgagtatgacgtcgttatttctattatttgacatagtgacctagtttttgagcatatgtgacctagatatcatcaagataaaaaattctgaccaatttttatgaagatccattgaaaaatatgacctctagagaggtcacaaggtttttctattatttgacctaatgacctagtttttgaaggcacgtgacccacttttaaacttgacctagatatcatcaaggtgaacattctcaccaattttcatgaagatctcgtgaaaaatatggcctctagagaggtcacaagatttttctatttttcgacctactgacctagtttttgaccgcacatgacccagttaagaacctgacctagatatcatcaagctgaacattctcattaattttcatgaagatctattgagaaagatggcctctagagacatcaaaaggtttttctatttttagacctactgacctagtttttgaccgcacgtgacccagtttcgaacttgacctagatatcatcaaggtgaacattctgaccaattttcatgaagatctcatgaaaaatatggcctctagagaggtcacaaggtttttctatttttagatctactgacctagtttttgaccgcacgtgacccagtttcgaacttgtcctagatatcatcaagatgaacattctgaccaattttcataaagatcccatgaaaaatgtgacctctagagtggtcacaagcaaaaagtttacgcacggacggacgcacggacgacggacgccacacgatcacaaaagctcaccttgtcactttgtgacaggtgagctaaaaataggataggtaggtcatatattttttttattaagagacttttcggaaattatttttgtgtcaaaaaatgaatacaaataagggggttatgcctttagagcatcagtaagttgatttctaacatcactgactaagtttaaagcataaaaagtgcagttttgcaacttttcgttaaaaagttgaaaaaaaaatctccaaggtcATAAacacatttagggtcgggccaaaaatttagggtaggtcgggataccggaaaaaacatttttttacgtcttatattttttttaataatgcaGCTCCAACAGACTTACCATATATGGTGCattatttgtatgttttacagTTCATCTATCTATATACGCACTATCATTTTTGTCTAGGAATTATGACCCCTCATGCGCTTGAAATGTGAAATCTGACTATCAAGTTTCTAATGTATTAGTAGGACAATTACAGTCGGACATCGGCTGGTTGCAATAGCCAACCCTGGAATACTTTTATGagtataaataataatagtaatgaaAAAGGACCTTTGCGATCAATATGAATCCACGTTTGATCTTAGGCAGCTTTGATATTGTCCATATTGTATTTATTAAGATTTAGTGACGGATGCTACAAGCAAAGCAACGTTTTCTGAAGAAAAATAGTGGAACACACCGATAATCAAAAGTAGTAGAATTAATAGCATTTTTATTATAACTGTTATTATGTACATAAGAAATCAACCAATAAGACTGTAGACAGTATAATACATACTAATTAATTCCTAAACTAAAGGAACTTGCATACATGAactttacatgtacatgtagtttaagATTTCTggtcaaaatatctttcaaaatctACCATGCTTTATTTAGATGCTGTAGCATTCTTATAACAAAGTTTATATGCCATATTTTAAACCTTTATCATAGACAAAGAATGAAGTCGGTTGCAACAGTATCCTAACACCCGTTTCTTCCGTTTAACCGAGGAAATTCAAAGCGGCTTTCAGCACCTGTCCAGTTTTCACGATTGTAGCTTCAACACCAAGCTCAGTCTCTCCATAGATCATCTTCACGATAATATTTTTATCCTCGTAACTGTGAGCATCTGACAAATCTACGTCAAGCTGCCCTATGTACGAGCATCCATGATCATCCGTAAATATTGGATTTACATTTGTTGAGGTGTAAACTCTACAAGACACCTTTGTGGCTGACTTATAAGCAGGCCAGTATGAATGATCCCCAAACGACTGTCCAACTTTAACTTCCTGTCCCATTGGAACATGTACATCAAAGCAATCTTCACATTTTGCAACGCTGTCAATAATCTTTTTCTTTCGAACCGGGTGTATTCCTTCTTTGAACGTAGTGTTCGTTCGTATACCATATGTATACCGGGCTACTCTAGATACAATTGCTCTAGGGTTGTGGCCGAAAATCACAGCTCCCTTTAAAACGGCCAGACCAGCATCTTCTGGAATAATGACCCTCATTTCAGGAAAATTATCCTTTATATAATGCTGCAGCATTACTGATTCCGAAAACCCTCCAACCATCAGTATGGCTTCAGTACCGCTTACCTGCGGTTTGCTGAAAATGTCCTTGAGGTGGTTTACAATTTTGTTACATGTAGCTTCGAAAAAACGTTCAACTTGTTTCGGTTGGACGCGGAGCTTATCTCCCGTGAACGTTATTTGGTCTTTCAAATCCTGCTTCATCATCAAGCTACGtctaaaataaacagaaatcGGTGCGTATACGAGTATAATCgcatgtttttctttaattgaaGCCACATCTACAGTTtaattttcatgacattttaaatgtgtatctttttaataaaaatgtatttacctaTATCAAGAGAATGacaatgtgaaagtaggtacttcAATCATATGTGAGAGTTTATAAATACTGTCTAAAGTATTCAACAATAAAGACCATACAACTATATTGAATAAACTACTATATTTCATTTAGTATAACTGTATGGTATTACCGGAAGTCTCCTCCCCTTGTGATACGGTAGGTTTCATGTATTGACACAGGAAGcctaaatgttattttttgtccGGCCGACAGATCGGGACCGAATGTCTTCTTTTTTATCTCAAATTCTCGGAACAAGCTCAAATAATCCTCCTTGTGATCCCTGACAGAacggaaaataaatgaaaaataaataaaatgtggaTTGAAACGaaacatgaaaatttaattggcattaattatcaaaattaatacacATGTATCAATCACTTGCATATGCAAATGTTGCAGAAGTGTCTGCACCCTTCAGACCAAGATtaacttcttctttttttcaaattttggtcaGCCGTTTTTAATTATAATTCAAAGGCGGggatttcaaagttaaaaacagtgttttttgGAAAGTCATATTGTATTTGACTTCATACAATTCAAAGCATTTTTGTTCAAGTTAAAAATATCAGTCACTTTTCATAACTTTATTCGTTTGCTTCTCAAGCATTCATCTGCCTACTATGACTACAATAACAATACATGATGGCAGATGAGTAAAATTCATTTACCACCCATTTTTATGCTTATTTTATTCTAATactatttttcataattatcaaCATAATGTTAACATAGGCATCTAGTATGTTTTTAAATGATCGCACATTTTAAAAGTAGCTTACTTCATGAAAACTTCAATGGTGTCAACTCCAGCTACGTCCTCGAGGAAATTGATAAAGGCCTCATCAATTTTCGTCCCTCCCCATGGACCGCCATTAGCTTTGTATAGCTCCCTTATTGTTCCATCTGACTGTGTTTCGTGTACTGTAATATCCACTGTTCCTCCTAGTATTGTAAGTAACACACAATGTGTATCAGTGAAACTATTGTATCATGGAGTAAGCAAATATTTTTTGCGATTATATTTCTAAAAGTTTCCTATGAAATTCAATGAATGCAAAACATAGCGACTCACTTGAACAATTATAGTGAATTTCGCcttaattttgtagaaaatatgtaTATAGGATCATATTGCAGTTGGATTAATACTTTTATTTGTGCATTCTTGTAATTACTGACATTAAAATAAACGTAGACATAGCTATATAGATGTCATAGATGTCACGTACCACCAGCATCTAGAACCAGATATCTTTTGCCAGGAGCGAAACTAGAAATTCTGCCTTGCCCATCATCCCCTTCCACCTTCTGTATAGGAAGGTATTTACAGAACAGACTCGCAGCTTCAGGTTCCAGTGCCAACGATAAGTGCTTCGTGTCAATGCCAGCCTGATGAatgtatacatataattatgtatatcatAGACTGAATCTGCATAGAACTCCATTCtccaaagaaataaaattagtttttaatGTCATAATATTAGCATACAAACTGGAGCTATTTCGTTCCCTTTTCCCCCCATAAACATCACTTTGTCTTGAATTCTCTTTTTACCAGACTGAAAATGCTTCGGTTGTTAGATCATATTAATGAATCAATTAACATGCCCCAGTTGAATCTTagcttttatatttattatgtaaacTGACAAGATTCATCAACTACATTTACCTCGATGGCAGCTTCTCGCATAAACTGCTTCGCGGAGTCATCCCAAATGGCTGGTACGGTGATTACCCAATGAACTTCTTCAAATCTTAGTTCAACGTCTTTCTCTTCACAAGTCCTTATCAAATGATCCTTCAAGTATCGTATTCCCTCACTGAATACTGTCATTGCAGGTAATGTAAGCCCTTTGTCGTCCTTTAATTTGATGTCTCTTGTTAACTTCTGGAAAGTAAAATGATTAAGGACAATGTAACATAAAActtgatattgttttaaaataatcataataataatgttgTAAAAACGTAATTCAACATTTGTGCGAGTGCTACTCTGGACGATCCCATATTAGTAGATTTCCCTCAGATAATACATCGCAGTTTTGTTTCGTCAAAAacctatttttaaattattttttttgtttagctGAACAAATAATCACCTTTTGTTCGTAAAGTAGCATTTTGAATCGTTTGAAGTAAAACCATTCATAATGTTTCTCGTCTGCAGCAAGATCAGCGTACTCATCTTCAGCCTCGAATCCGAAACTATGGAAGTTCCGGTCTGGATCAAATAGGATACAAGATGGTGTTTTCAGAGAGACGGCTTTTGTAGCGCCAACCATCCAGTTGTTGGTGATGATTTTCAGAGGGTCCTCCTTAAAATCCCCTTGAAATGAGAATGCATATCCGGAATATGTCGTTCCGAAGTCGATGGCTGCAACCTGTAGACGATCTTGAAATGCTTCCGCTATCACAGGCACGGCGGACATTATGTTGCAGACTATTCAGGATAGTTGTGGCTTTTAACTGTTAAAGAGAACATGAATAATTTGAAACTATCTCCTAATCAGGATTTGtgctttttcaaaatttatgcGTGAAGTTTAAGCATTCTTCCCCAATTACATAATTATCTTCTTATTGCACTAAAACGTAGATACAGGTTACCATGCATGATGTAGATTTAATAGAAAACAAATGCATATCTGTATGTGAGCATGCATTTAAAAGATAAAGTTTTAAGATAAATTCTGCAAAGCGTGTCAGGTAGACTTATACAAAATTCTTTCGAACAAACGACATCTTATCGTGATCACACGAAACTTATCTCGGGGTCACAAAAATCTTATTTCGACGGCACGAATCGTATCCCGAGCGTACGGCATCTTATTTCAAGCGGATGACTTATCCTGTATAGGCCGTTTTCATGTGCACATAACTGTTTATTTAGGCAACTGGGAAAATTAATCTGCCGTATAAACCCTTAAACTGTATAATATAAGCTGGGCGCAGCCGCGCTGGCTTATAGCAAATCATGTTATCATACTATtgccatgaaaaaaatatgatgtcAGTAAAATGTACTACACCGGGTTAAAACAGATACTTATTGATTCTATACAAAAACGGCAGTGATTATTCAAGTTtgaaaatacaatgtactttaaATCTGTCGTTATCAATGTCGTAAAAACTTACATATATTGAGAAAAGAATACTCACAGAAAACACTATTCCTCTTTCGTTTTTGAAAAAttcctactttcgatttcgctaATTTTATCTGCTGTCCTACACTACAAATTTAAATGTCGATATACTCTGACTCAAGATAAAAACTGCATTTCAATCAGTCATATACCGATTAAAATTTATTGTGTCATTTTATATCgagaaacaaataaatttaacattAGCTAATCAGACAAAAATTACTACGCCACCCCAACCATTATAGGTTTaaatctatatgttgacattacAATTTAAAATATAGATTCTTCCTGGTTATCGGATTGTTGTGTTATGTTAGTAAATAACACACGTGTGTactaaactttgataatgtggcagttgagtccaataagtccaggggtgttcaaagataatccgtcatagatcttatgcgaagcaattattggatttacctgtattggaaaataaacagtgtcgattgtattggggtcagctgccacattatcaaagtttattatagTAATTTAAAACTGCGTTGTGCGACCAAGGTGATTTATTTCTTAGACGGTACTCATGCGTGTTAAAGTTGGGTATAGGCCGCTCCATGGTTcgaatttgtttacaattttcttttcaaaaggtAGTTTTATATACTGACTAACGTTTCTTTATTTTGTCCATATCAACATCGTGCAAAGAGCATAACAAAAATAGTAGAACTTAtagtatagtgcattttattcGACCTGTCGgtgcggagttaatctctgacttatgacGCAAATACTGGTAATCTCAAAGAACAAataaaacgagcaaaataggtagagcaaaccaacgactaaaattcaacgttACATTGGTTACactgtaaggtagatggccactgaataagaaatcagcTTGCCGaacctgcacaataatgcagtggaccgtcgcgaaaccccgtCCCGCTAAATCGATTAAAACGCACTCTAGtttattaaaaagtaaaacattaactAAAAGACATCAGTGCGgggaaagttagtcagaatgtaagactacattatgaaaataaaattaaggtCAGAGGTCAGTTTCGTCGTTGCCTTTAAGCGTGTTTATTTTCAATGGGTAGTCATATATTCGGACTGatagaaacaaaatatcatatttataaagTTAGCAGACATACCTGAGTAGTGCAGTAGGTAGAGCTTGGATCTAAACAAAATAAGTTCCAACTTCCACAATTCTTATCAGTTATCAATCAAGATTTTCCGTTTTAATAATTTCCATTTacgtttgatattttgttttcaaattactttaatttatgagcagtttcttttttttagaaaataatctTCAGTCTGATTTTCTATTTTGTGCAAAATGCATAGTCGTATCATTTTACTGCCACTATAAGACATGCACCGAGATTACCGTTTTATTCTGTAAAAGATGCACTTTACATGTATACAGAAAAAGAACATAACTCATTTATGAATATACGAAAGGGATTGAAACAATGAACCGACGTATCTAGTGTATGTCTTTTCAATTTTACGTGCCTGCGTACCATCTAAGTTGGATGTTATCAGTAGTAACTCTACTGTGGAACAGCAACAGCCTCGctgtaacaaaacaaaagttttgtaaaTAGATCATCTAATTTGATAGGGTTATTGCTACAGAATTAACTTGGATGAACTGTATTCTCAGCAACTACATCActttgtatacagtatatatatCATGCTTTAACAAAATTACAACTGGGTGCGAGGTCCATTCACGGAATTTATAAGGCACGAGATGCAGACCAGAAAGTACAAGTGTTGAagataatgaaaaatttaataaaaagacaTTACGTACACAAAACACGgcgttttaaataaatgtaattgctaactactgtttttctgtatatattttcatttttttagtcTCGTCTATgcacatttacataaaaaatcataaaaagatataataatatacTGGGTACAACCGTTCTTACGGAAGAATATACGgacttttaaaaactttgtcATAAATACATAACAATGTTTTTATATACCTGTAGATCTACTGCTAAAACGTTACAGCTTCACAACACAGTGTGTCAAAATGACTGAACGAACGATGCTGACAAAGCAGGTATGACAGTTATAAGTagtaaatatttaactaaaagtGTACAGATAAGCAGGAATATATGAGTTGTCCTTTAAACAGTCACTTTATATTTAAACGTTAAGATTTTCTACATCTAAATTGGAAAGCTTCGCCTGTTATACCAGTTCTCTTATAATTCTATTATATATACAAAGTCTTATACAAAACTTCAATACCAGTACGTTATCCgtttataatttgttttcagtGACTGGGAAAGAACTTTTGTCCATGGGACAGTGGCTCGCCATACACAATAAATTATGtgacatttcaaaattttatgtgacattcagaaatttctatggGACAGTTGCGACTTGTGTACTAGGAATTGGCACTgtagtatgtatatattttagatTAAAGAAGCTCTTAATTAAATACAAGTATAATAACTAAAATTGTAAGAGCTTCACAGCTTTAATGTCAATaaagttcaaagcagtttacatTTGATACTGGGTAATTCAGAGTTAGTTTACTCTATTTTCCTGGTAAAACTGAACAGTACTCATTTATACCACTGATAATAACTGTAAGCCTTCAGAACAAGGCAGGCTCTATCATACCCTGGATAACAttcttaaaagaattttacagCAGTGTACCTGTATGTGACAAAAGTAAAATTtgtcaacaattaatactttgGAAGAAGAAGCAGACTAATTGTACTGGTACTTCTATGAACAATCATTTAAAAACACAGAGAACTTTACATGTAGCAGTAGACATCCACTCAAGTTTTAGTCTAGGTATTACACTAAGAGCACATACTGCTTGTTTACTTAACTGACATAAAAATCAAAGTCTAGAATAAAATGCgatgttaacacatgtttttaaacactggAAGCACTTTAAATCTGGTTACATTCCTTTACATTTTACTTTAGATTTGCACTATTGAATAGTTTCATCCTTTTGCATTCAATACAATTTAGCCATGTGACACAGGGCTCATCAGCGCTTAAAACTtatgtgacattttttatttttatgtgactatggcTCATGTCTCATGGGTTTCCCAGTCACTGTGTTTTTGATGACTATATACATTTGCGTGAAAATCAACGATTATATCCCACTACCATGAAGTGTATTTTTTAACGTTTCATGGTACCTTTTTATTGTACACATTTCAGCCACTGCAAAAGAGTTTTCTTCAGAAACGTACTCATTGCTATCAAATACTGAGAATTACATATTCttgattttattcttttaatattaatttgatgcaatgtatttttcatcCAGACTGTGACACAAGTTTGGGTATAACCTGGAACTGTAAAGCACACTAATCGCAGCTCCATAGTCCAACTGTGGTATAGAAGAATACACGCAAGAGAGCTTTTAACTGTTTGTTCCTGTCGTTTTTGACAATCTCTGAAGCAACATTTACtggtaattttgaaattgtaGAATGTGTACTCTCAATGATTAAGGCGGTTTTGTTCTTCGAAGTTTTCTAATGGCAACTGTTCGAGTTGTGGAAAGGTATACTGAAATGTAAGTGCCATAAGTTCAGTACCATCATAAAGCTCAGAGCTTTTCTTCTCTCATCTTTACATTTCTGTTGAGatcttataattattttattcaagaaaatcaaatttagCGCTCAATTTTTCCCCAGTGTAAGCATTTCGAACCTCAACGCCTAACTCTGTGTTTCCATATATCATTCTTACAAGTGCTATACGATCTCTGTAGTGCTTTATATGAGATACATCCATTGGAAGTTGCCCGAGAAACTTGCATCCACGGTCTTCAACAAACACTGGGTTCCGCTTGCTAGATGTATATATCTTACTTGCCATGGATGTGCTAGACCTTGATCTGGGATGGTATGATTTCTCATCAAAAGCCATTCCAGCTGGAATTTCCTGTCCTACTTCCACGTGTTTGCAAAAGCATCCTCGACATTTCTCTACACCATCTATAATT
This window of the Mercenaria mercenaria strain notata chromosome 5, MADL_Memer_1, whole genome shotgun sequence genome carries:
- the LOC123556828 gene encoding heat shock 70 kDa protein 12A-like: MSAVPVIAEAFQDRLQVAAIDFGTTYSGYAFSFQGDFKEDPLKIITNNWMVGATKAVSLKTPSCILFDPDRNFHSFGFEAEDEYADLAADEKHYEWFYFKRFKMLLYEQKKLTRDIKLKDDKGLTLPAMTVFSEGIRYLKDHLIRTCEEKDVELRFEEVHWVITVPAIWDDSAKQFMREAAIEAGIDTKHLSLALEPEAASLFCKYLPIQKVEGDDGQGRISSFAPGKRYLVLDAGGGTVDITVHETQSDGTIRELYKANGGPWGGTKIDEAFINFLEDVAGVDTIEVFMKDHKEDYLSLFREFEIKKKTFGPDLSAGQKITFRLPVSIHETYRITRGGDFRRSLMMKQDLKDQITFTGDKLRVQPKQVERFFEATCNKIVNHLKDIFSKPQVSGTEAILMVGGFSESVMLQHYIKDNFPEMRVIIPEDAGLAVLKGAVIFGHNPRAIVSRVARYTYGIRTNTTFKEGIHPVRKKKIIDSVAKCEDCFDVHVPMGQEVKVGQSFGDHSYWPAYKSATKVSCRVYTSTNVNPIFTDDHGCSYIGQLDVDLSDAHSYEDKNIIVKMIYGETELGVEATIVKTGQVLKAALNFLG